The genomic region TTCGGGGTCAGATTCGCCGACAAAAGGCTGGTGAGAAATCCGAAACCCATCAACAAAGGCAGCGTGCCGAGGGCGAAAAAAAACAGAATCGCCGCTCCTTCGGACCAGTTGCCGGTGCCGGCGGCCATCACGTACATCGCCTGCAACGGGCCGCAAATGATCATCAGCCCGTTGAGCAGGCCGATGACGAAAGGATTGCTGTGCTTTCGGTATTCCTTGCCGACGAAACGCATCACGAACGAAGGCGCCTTCAACTGGAAATGACTGAGCGCCGGAAACCATTCCAGCATGTGGAAACCGAACAGGATCAGAAAAAACCCGGCCGCCATGCCGACGATGCCCTGAGTCAACGGCGTAAAGGCCACGACGGCGCCGAAAGCGCCGAATAACGCGCCGATCACGGTATAGGACGTCGTCTTGCCGAGGCCGTACAGCAAATGAGTACCGTACGACTGGTGCCCGCGCGCGGCGCTTTTCGCGACATAGCCCAGAATGAGCGGTCCGCACATGCCCACGCAATGGAAACTGGTCAGAAAACCGATCAGAAACAGCAGCCCGTAGCTGATGTTGCGGCCCAGCTTGGGCATTTCGGCGTGATCCATGAACCAACTGTCGAGCCAGAGAATAAATCCTATTCCCAGCAAGGCAATCGAAACCGCAGCCGTTTTTTTTATGAATTTAAAAAAAGAACCGGAAGTCGAAGAATTTGAATCAGGATGTGCTTTTTCGTTTGCCACGGGCGGGATCGGTTTCAATTAAAATTCGAGAAATGGGAAAAGGACGCTTCCGTTTCAATGCGTCCGAACATCATAACAAGCAAAAAGGTTGCCAATTTCCAGAGGATCCAGCCGAATAAAGCAAAGACTCTCAAGACGCGCGCCTCGGCTTTGAGTGATCCGCTCTTGCCGCTCCGGAAAATAACCTCCTTCGTATCGCTCCGAATCGATCGTTTAGGATAGCCGATTGCCGAAAGCTAAAGTTTGCATAAAAATTGCTTTTAAATTCGACATAAAGTTTTCTTGATTTACGCGTACTGCCGGCAGCCTGGGAACGGATCAATTCGCGCCGGCGCGCAATCGGAAAACGCTCTAAAATACAACCACGAACAATAGGACTATTCAGAAATATCATGAGAAATCCATCGCATAAAATCGACCGCAACCTGATGACGCGCTCACCTACCGAACCCGTCGGCGAATCGCCCCGGATCGACCGCGTCGCCAAAGGCATCGCCACCGGCGTCGCCGCTTCGCTGATCGTTCAGACCGGCAAAAGCGCGGCAGGAACCCTGGTTAAAAACCCGCTGTTCGTCTTCGGCGTGGGGATGTTGGCCGGCTATTATGCGAGCAAATACCGCAAGGAAATCCTTTCGGTCAGCCGCCAAGCCGCCAGGCAAGGCAGTGATTTTGTCGCGCGGCAGAAAGAGCATCTGAAGGAATTCGTAGCCGAGTGCCAGGAAGGGCCGGAAGACACGCATTGATCCTTGACCAGACGGCTTTTAGTCCTTTCGCTTGCGGA from Methylosarcina fibrata AML-C10 harbors:
- a CDS encoding sulfite exporter TauE/SafE family protein; the encoded protein is MDHAEMPKLGRNISYGLLFLIGFLTSFHCVGMCGPLILGYVAKSAARGHQSYGTHLLYGLGKTTSYTVIGALFGAFGAVVAFTPLTQGIVGMAAGFFLILFGFHMLEWFPALSHFQLKAPSFVMRFVGKEYRKHSNPFVIGLLNGLMIICGPLQAMYVMAAGTGNWSEGAAILFFFALGTLPLLMGFGFLTSLLSANLTPKLLKASGVIVVLLGAVMLNRGLAVAGTGIDVNTLVARVAQKWSPVTAESESSATEQTISMEVLKTSFSPNRFTLRQGVPVKWVIDGKELNECNREIVIPQYDLKINIEPGKQTIEFTPKETGVVPWSCWMGMMPGTFIIVENKLPADRIKAVQPASPEDVPATETDRQRLIREFKKIWRRLISTIEEHWSPV